Proteins co-encoded in one Candidatus Saccharibacteria bacterium genomic window:
- the clpP gene encoding ATP-dependent Clp endopeptidase proteolytic subunit ClpP has protein sequence MSDSIRSQILVPTVIEKTNAGERAYDIYSRLLKERIIFLGTEVDDTVANLIIAQMLFLESEDSTADIKLYINSPGGSVTAGLAIFDTMDHVKCDVSTIVVGMAASMGAFLAAVGKKGKRYALPNSRIMIHQPSGGFQGTASDIEITANEIVKIRHRLNEILAKKTGQDLKKIEIDSDRDFWLSAGEAKEYGLVDSVVSDKKSQN, from the coding sequence ATGAGTGATAGTATTCGAAGTCAAATATTAGTACCGACCGTGATCGAAAAAACCAATGCTGGCGAACGAGCTTACGACATATATTCACGTTTACTTAAGGAGCGCATAATTTTTCTGGGTACCGAGGTAGACGACACCGTGGCCAACCTAATAATTGCCCAGATGCTGTTCTTGGAGAGTGAAGACTCCACAGCCGACATTAAACTATATATCAATTCCCCGGGTGGCAGTGTAACTGCGGGGCTAGCTATATTTGACACCATGGATCATGTAAAGTGTGATGTAAGCACCATTGTGGTCGGCATGGCCGCCAGCATGGGTGCATTTTTGGCGGCCGTGGGTAAAAAGGGCAAGCGCTATGCCCTACCCAACTCTCGAATTATGATTCACCAACCATCAGGTGGTTTCCAAGGTACAGCGTCGGACATCGAAATTACCGCCAATGAGATTGTAAAAATTCGCCACCGCTTAAACGAAATCTTAGCCAAAAAAACCGGCCAAGATCTTAAGAAAATTGAAATTGATAGTGATCGTGATTTTTGGCTAAGTGCCGGCGAAGCCAAGGAATATGGGCTGGTAGATTCAGTCGTAAGCGACAAGAAATCACAAAACTAA
- a CDS encoding DNA-directed RNA polymerase subunit beta has translation MPKAAASKRVYLNQDKNILPLPNLIKIQTDSYDWFVKEGLTELFEEISPIEDFTGKKFALSLKDYHFETPKITEAQAKEKNISYEASLKVNIELLVKETGEVKTQEIFLGDFPIMTERGTFIINGVERVVVSQLVRSPGVFFTIDGGEYFGAKIIPSRGAWLELETGQNGVMNVKIDRKRKLPVTTLLRAFGYGTDSEIKQLFAEVDNGEVRFIDETLAKDPTSTTAEALMEVYRRIRPGDMATVENSKSLIDSMFFDFKRYDFSKVGRYKTNKRLGLNIKNDQAGRTLHKEDFVAIVAEAIRLSNAKAQSEDIDHLGNRRLKMVGELMQGKFRVGLLRMERIVKDRMSVADPTTIIPGQLVNVRPIVASVKEFFASHQLSQFMDQVNPLAEIVHKRRLNAMGPGGLNRERAGFEVRDVHRTHYGRICPIETPEGPNIGLVSVLSTYARVNEYGFIESPYLRVLNKVEPAKAAGEIASRQLKDDKGNVAVKPGDKITPAAVTKLKKAGLDLVPIKARLTSTVDYLDASDEEKAVIAQANTPTDSKGYFVQSRVSVRGVGGEADEEDANSVDYMDISSKQIVGVSAALIPFLEHDNAKRALMGANMQRQAVALVRPESPIVGTGIEAKVAEDSGLVVLAETDGEVTSASADSITVKYKTGSSKTYSLINFVRSNNGSCIHQRTAVVSGQKVKRGDLLADGMSTVDGELALGQNVLVAFMPFEGLNYEDAIIISQRLVQDDRYSSIHIETHQIDVRDTKLGSEVVTRDIPNVSEDSLRDLDDTGIVRIGAEVTAGDILVGKITPKGETDLSSEERLLRAIFGEKARDVKDTSLRLPNGATGKVVDVKILSRDSGDDLAAGVIEQIYVSVAELRKISVGDKMAGRHGNKGVISKILPIEDMPYAKDGTPVDIILNPLGVGARMNIGQVLETHLGWAAACLGYKVASPVFDGVSLKQIRDELKKAGLPEDGKTQLLSGFTGEPFAERTTIGYKYMLKLHHMVDDKIHARSTGPYAMVTQQPLGGKAQMGGQRFGEMEVWALEAYGASHTLQEILTIKSDDVIGRSKAYEAIIKNEEIKGPRIPESFNVLVKELQSLALAVDLERTHQVVDAEEVIADELDAEAKDLAEDGLLVGEAVEGEAIVDMDGPAGDEFEALAENQSHKKLANETEGEK, from the coding sequence ATGCCTAAAGCTGCGGCGTCGAAACGTGTTTATCTAAACCAAGACAAAAACATACTACCCCTACCAAACCTAATTAAGATTCAAACCGACTCTTACGATTGGTTTGTAAAAGAGGGCTTGACCGAGTTATTCGAAGAAATTTCGCCTATCGAGGACTTTACCGGCAAAAAATTTGCCCTAAGTCTCAAAGATTATCACTTCGAAACCCCCAAAATAACTGAAGCTCAAGCTAAAGAGAAGAACATCTCTTATGAGGCCTCACTAAAAGTTAATATTGAGCTTTTAGTAAAAGAAACCGGCGAAGTCAAAACTCAAGAAATATTCTTGGGTGATTTTCCTATTATGACAGAGCGCGGCACCTTCATTATCAATGGCGTTGAGCGGGTAGTAGTAAGTCAACTAGTTCGATCCCCGGGAGTGTTCTTTACCATCGATGGCGGTGAGTACTTTGGAGCCAAGATAATTCCAAGCCGCGGCGCTTGGCTCGAGCTCGAGACTGGCCAAAACGGTGTTATGAACGTCAAGATCGATCGTAAACGTAAGCTTCCGGTCACCACCTTGCTGCGGGCTTTTGGATACGGCACCGACAGCGAAATTAAGCAACTATTTGCAGAGGTCGATAACGGTGAAGTTCGGTTTATCGATGAAACTCTGGCCAAAGACCCAACCAGTACTACAGCTGAGGCGTTGATGGAAGTTTACCGACGCATTCGACCTGGCGACATGGCTACGGTTGAAAACTCCAAGAGTCTTATAGACTCCATGTTTTTTGACTTTAAGCGCTACGACTTTAGCAAAGTTGGCCGCTACAAGACCAACAAGCGCTTAGGGTTGAACATTAAGAACGATCAAGCCGGCCGCACCCTACACAAAGAAGACTTTGTGGCTATTGTGGCCGAAGCCATTCGCCTAAGCAATGCCAAGGCTCAATCTGAAGACATTGACCACCTTGGCAACCGCCGACTCAAGATGGTGGGAGAGCTTATGCAGGGTAAATTCCGAGTTGGTTTACTACGTATGGAGCGAATCGTAAAAGACCGCATGAGTGTAGCCGATCCAACCACCATTATCCCGGGTCAGCTGGTAAATGTTCGCCCAATCGTGGCAAGTGTTAAGGAGTTCTTTGCTTCGCACCAACTAAGCCAGTTCATGGATCAGGTTAATCCGCTGGCCGAAATCGTACATAAACGCCGCTTGAATGCCATGGGTCCAGGTGGCTTGAACCGTGAGCGAGCTGGCTTTGAGGTTCGCGATGTGCATCGCACCCACTATGGCCGTATTTGCCCAATCGAAACACCTGAGGGTCCAAACATCGGTTTGGTTTCAGTTCTCTCAACTTATGCGCGCGTAAACGAATACGGGTTTATAGAAAGTCCTTACCTCAGAGTGTTGAATAAGGTAGAGCCAGCCAAAGCTGCGGGCGAAATTGCCAGCCGCCAGCTCAAAGACGACAAAGGCAATGTGGCAGTAAAACCAGGCGACAAAATTACTCCAGCGGCTGTTACCAAGCTTAAGAAAGCCGGCCTAGATCTGGTGCCAATTAAGGCTCGTTTAACCAGCACGGTTGATTATCTCGATGCTAGCGATGAAGAGAAAGCTGTAATTGCTCAGGCTAACACCCCAACTGATAGCAAAGGCTACTTTGTTCAAAGTCGTGTGTCGGTACGAGGAGTTGGTGGTGAAGCTGATGAAGAAGATGCCAATAGCGTTGATTATATGGACATCTCGAGTAAACAAATTGTTGGTGTTTCGGCTGCCCTAATACCTTTTTTAGAGCATGATAATGCTAAGCGCGCGCTTATGGGCGCCAACATGCAACGCCAAGCCGTGGCACTGGTACGACCAGAGTCACCAATTGTGGGTACCGGCATTGAGGCCAAAGTAGCCGAAGACTCAGGGCTGGTGGTTTTGGCCGAAACCGATGGCGAAGTAACTTCGGCCTCAGCTGACAGCATTACGGTCAAATACAAAACCGGATCAAGCAAAACCTATTCGCTTATTAATTTCGTGCGCTCAAACAATGGCTCTTGCATTCATCAGCGTACGGCTGTGGTGAGTGGCCAGAAGGTAAAAAGGGGCGACCTATTAGCCGATGGCATGAGCACTGTCGATGGCGAGCTGGCACTCGGTCAGAATGTGTTGGTAGCTTTTATGCCATTCGAGGGCTTGAATTACGAAGATGCGATCATTATTTCGCAACGCTTGGTGCAAGATGATCGGTACTCCTCGATCCACATTGAGACTCACCAAATCGATGTGCGCGACACCAAGCTTGGTTCAGAAGTTGTAACTCGCGACATTCCAAACGTATCTGAGGATTCGCTGCGCGATCTCGACGACACCGGCATTGTTCGGATTGGCGCCGAAGTAACGGCAGGCGATATATTGGTTGGTAAGATTACGCCCAAGGGTGAGACCGATCTAAGCAGTGAGGAGCGACTGCTACGAGCCATTTTTGGCGAGAAGGCTCGTGATGTTAAAGATACCAGCCTGAGACTGCCAAACGGTGCCACCGGCAAGGTGGTAGATGTTAAGATTTTAAGCCGTGATAGTGGCGACGATCTGGCGGCTGGTGTGATAGAGCAAATTTACGTTTCGGTAGCCGAGTTGCGCAAAATTTCGGTGGGCGATAAAATGGCCGGCCGACACGGCAATAAAGGAGTAATTTCAAAGATTTTGCCAATCGAGGATATGCCTTATGCCAAGGATGGCACACCAGTAGATATTATCTTGAACCCACTTGGCGTTGGTGCCCGTATGAATATTGGCCAGGTACTAGAAACGCACTTGGGCTGGGCCGCTGCTTGCTTGGGCTACAAGGTGGCCTCGCCGGTGTTTGATGGCGTCAGTCTCAAGCAAATTCGCGACGAGCTTAAAAAGGCTGGTTTGCCAGAAGACGGTAAAACCCAGCTGCTAAGTGGCTTTACAGGCGAACCATTTGCCGAGCGTACCACGATTGGCTACAAGTATATGCTTAAACTTCACCACATGGTTGACGATAAAATTCATGCTCGCTCAACCGGACCGTACGCCATGGTTACCCAGCAACCGCTAGGTGGTAAGGCCCAAATGGGCGGCCAGCGCTTTGGCGAGATGGAAGTCTGGGCTCTAGAAGCCTATGGTGCCTCGCACACCCTACAAGAGATTCTGACCATTAAGTCCGACGATGTAATTGGGCGATCCAAGGCCTATGAGGCGATTATTAAAAATGAAGAAATTAAAGGTCCTCGCATTCCAGAGTCGTTTAATGTCTTGGTTAAAGAGCTGCAGAGCTTAGCTCTAGCGGTTGATCTTGAGCGCACTCATCAGGTTGTTGATGCCGAAGAGGTAATTGCCGATGAGCTAGACGCCGAAGCCAAAGACCTGGCCGAAGACGGCTTGTTGGTTGGTGAAGCGGTTGAAGGTGAGGCTATAGTTGATATGGATGGACCAGCTGGCGATGAATTTGAGGCTTTAGCCGAAAACCAAAGCCATAAAAAATTAGCTAATGAAACTGAAGGAGAAAAATAA
- a CDS encoding GNAT family N-acetyltransferase: MTNAKVIQDAPRAIEVIKNSAQWLVDSGKENSKWWDPAKLSLNFFCPYAKADEFYVLLVDNQPAAAVILQAKQNMQDWSAVDGSSKPKALYIHYVAVHRDFAGQNLVKHLMDFATKLAKKQALQALRLDTNANEPKLCDLYEGLGFKRVKVLKEEGGATVLYEKRLKQ, translated from the coding sequence ATGACTAATGCAAAAGTTATCCAAGACGCACCAAGGGCAATAGAGGTAATTAAAAACTCTGCTCAGTGGTTGGTAGATAGTGGTAAGGAGAATTCAAAATGGTGGGATCCAGCTAAACTCAGCCTGAATTTCTTCTGCCCCTACGCAAAAGCAGATGAATTTTATGTTTTATTAGTCGATAACCAACCAGCAGCGGCCGTGATATTGCAAGCTAAACAGAATATGCAAGACTGGAGTGCTGTAGATGGAAGTTCCAAACCAAAAGCCCTATATATCCACTATGTAGCTGTGCACAGAGATTTCGCCGGCCAAAACCTAGTTAAACACCTGATGGACTTTGCTACCAAACTGGCAAAGAAGCAAGCTCTTCAGGCTTTAAGGCTCGATACCAATGCTAATGAACCTAAACTTTGCGACTTATATGAGGGCCTAGGATTTAAAAGGGTTAAGGTGCTTAAAGAAGAGGGAGGTGCAACCGTGCTTTATGAGAAAAGATTAAAGCAATAA
- a CDS encoding amidophosphoribosyltransferase: MEGYTGDRLQEKCGVSAVFTNNETAARLVYFSLSALQHRGQEAAGIVSSNSDEFFAHGAGGLVSQVFSEAHLSRLNGHMAIGHNRYATSGSKQDGHIQPVLRGDDLIALAHNGNLPSTTKLMKFLKLKKIYKRGSNDSEMMADAIRYYMYHGSSAATAIKKAWPLFTGAFSCVLMDHDGIYAFRDSRGIRPLSVGRLGSGYAIASETCAFDLIGAEFMRDVLPGELVKITGRGLTSYQIEKPDPKLEVFEFIYFARPDSRLLGQTVNEVRRRLGEKLAEESPAKADVVVPVPDSAVPAGLGFARASGIDFDHGLIKNRYVHRTFIHPTQELREQAVRMKVNPLRSTLEGKDVVLVDDSIVRGTTLRQLIGMLRSCNVGKIHVRISCPPIIYPDFYGIDTPDQSKLISSHKTPAEIAQLVGADSLSFLSYEGMIDAIGVSEDMLCTACFSGKYPIDIMERTAEIKSISVMA, translated from the coding sequence ATGGAGGGCTATACGGGCGACCGGCTCCAAGAAAAGTGCGGAGTAAGTGCCGTTTTTACAAACAACGAAACGGCCGCACGTTTGGTGTACTTTAGCTTATCAGCCCTGCAACATCGTGGTCAAGAAGCGGCCGGGATTGTTAGTAGCAACAGCGACGAGTTTTTTGCCCATGGCGCTGGCGGATTGGTGTCGCAGGTTTTTTCGGAGGCTCATTTGAGTAGACTTAACGGTCATATGGCGATTGGGCATAATCGCTATGCCACTTCTGGTAGTAAGCAAGATGGCCACATACAGCCAGTTTTGCGCGGTGACGACCTAATAGCCCTGGCTCACAATGGTAATCTACCCAGCACTACCAAGCTAATGAAGTTCCTAAAGCTTAAGAAGATCTACAAGCGCGGCAGCAACGATAGCGAGATGATGGCCGATGCCATTCGCTACTATATGTACCATGGCAGCAGTGCTGCCACCGCGATCAAAAAAGCTTGGCCCTTATTTACCGGAGCTTTCAGCTGTGTGCTGATGGATCATGACGGCATATACGCTTTTCGCGACAGTCGCGGTATTCGCCCGCTCAGCGTTGGCCGGCTGGGTTCTGGCTATGCCATAGCCTCGGAGACCTGTGCCTTCGATCTTATAGGCGCGGAGTTTATGCGCGATGTCTTGCCGGGAGAGTTGGTAAAAATCACTGGCCGCGGCCTAACAAGCTACCAAATCGAAAAGCCAGATCCCAAGCTCGAAGTGTTTGAGTTTATTTATTTTGCCAGACCCGATAGCCGTTTGCTCGGACAAACTGTTAACGAAGTGCGCCGTCGATTGGGCGAGAAGTTAGCCGAGGAGTCTCCGGCCAAAGCCGACGTGGTGGTACCTGTGCCCGACTCGGCTGTTCCGGCCGGGCTCGGGTTTGCTCGAGCAAGTGGCATCGACTTTGATCACGGCTTAATAAAAAATCGCTATGTGCACCGCACTTTTATTCACCCAACACAAGAGTTGCGTGAGCAAGCCGTAAGGATGAAGGTTAATCCGTTGCGCAGTACGCTTGAGGGTAAAGATGTGGTTCTGGTTGACGATTCAATAGTGCGCGGCACAACCCTAAGACAGCTAATTGGGATGTTGCGTAGCTGCAATGTTGGCAAAATCCACGTGCGCATAAGTTGCCCACCGATTATTTATCCGGATTTTTATGGTATAGACACACCCGACCAAAGCAAGTTGATATCGTCGCACAAAACTCCAGCCGAGATTGCCCAACTAGTAGGGGCAGATAGTTTAAGCTTTCTTAGCTACGAAGGCAT
- a CDS encoding NUDIX domain-containing protein: MVLNDGKILLGKRHDDPAKASSLLNGAGTWTMPGGKLHFGESFEDGAKRETLEETGISLKEVEVISINNDCVEGAHFVTVGLFSTKFTGEPKVMEPDEITAWRWFDLNDLPKPIYFPSQKILDSYTNKRFYTA, translated from the coding sequence ATGGTCTTGAATGACGGCAAGATTCTGTTAGGCAAACGTCACGATGACCCAGCCAAAGCATCGAGCCTGCTAAACGGTGCCGGAACCTGGACTATGCCGGGCGGCAAGCTACATTTTGGCGAAAGTTTCGAGGATGGTGCCAAGCGCGAAACTCTAGAAGAAACAGGCATTAGCTTAAAAGAAGTTGAAGTTATAAGCATTAATAATGATTGTGTGGAAGGAGCCCACTTCGTAACAGTTGGGCTTTTTTCGACCAAATTTACTGGCGAGCCTAAGGTTATGGAGCCAGATGAAATTACTGCGTGGCGGTGGTTTGATCTGAACGATCTGCCCAAACCAATTTATTTCCCTAGTCAGAAAATTCTAGATAGCTATACAAACAAAAGATTCTACACAGCTTAG
- a CDS encoding MFS transporter has protein sequence MYRSLLKNKQFAKIWSAQVMSGLAANLLNFALVIRVFDLTRGTKVANIAVSLLIMSFAVPSIIFAVFAGAYVDHLDRRKVLYITNFVRAALVLFFLFFESNLLVVYGLVFVISIFTQFFVPAEAAALPKLVKRQELLSANSLFLFSFYGSFVVGYALAGPIVAQFGPTSVYIITGGAFLLAGILTITLPSLKPEAAIVKWKEINQQVFGVVRASTREIFSTPRLVFPIFHLTVGQALLGVVAVLTPGLALLLFGKSLAQASIPLIVPAAITMVLGAIAIGQFGKHVRKTTLINYGLALAVIGLVGMSLAKYFQGLGHFTLIIIGISAVLGLANALVTVSAQTLLQMNSTDETRGKIFGTLNMMVNVAALVPVLLAGVTADLISPFSVLLIIAGLLFVYGLVQFSFYHRLNLRTVE, from the coding sequence GTGTATAGAAGCCTACTCAAAAACAAACAGTTCGCTAAGATTTGGTCGGCTCAAGTCATGTCTGGCTTGGCCGCCAATCTTTTAAATTTTGCCCTTGTTATACGGGTATTCGATCTAACTCGCGGTACCAAGGTGGCCAACATTGCTGTTAGTTTGTTAATCATGAGCTTTGCAGTGCCATCCATAATATTTGCGGTTTTTGCTGGTGCTTATGTCGACCACCTAGATAGACGCAAAGTGCTCTATATTACCAACTTTGTTCGAGCGGCTCTGGTGCTGTTCTTTTTGTTCTTTGAAAGTAATTTGTTGGTGGTATATGGACTGGTGTTTGTTATATCGATTTTTACACAGTTCTTTGTGCCGGCCGAAGCGGCAGCTTTGCCCAAGCTGGTAAAACGCCAGGAATTGCTCAGTGCCAATTCGTTATTTTTGTTCTCGTTTTATGGCAGTTTTGTAGTTGGCTATGCTCTGGCCGGCCCCATAGTTGCGCAGTTTGGACCGACGTCGGTTTACATAATTACCGGTGGTGCTTTCTTGTTGGCTGGAATTTTGACCATTACTTTGCCCAGCCTTAAACCAGAGGCCGCCATAGTTAAGTGGAAAGAAATTAACCAGCAGGTGTTTGGTGTTGTGCGAGCCAGCACCAGAGAGATATTTTCGACCCCGCGGCTGGTTTTTCCAATATTTCATCTTACAGTTGGTCAGGCGCTGTTGGGCGTGGTGGCCGTGCTGACGCCAGGGCTTGCCTTGCTGCTGTTTGGCAAAAGCTTGGCTCAGGCTAGCATTCCATTGATTGTGCCGGCTGCTATCACCATGGTGCTAGGTGCAATTGCTATCGGGCAGTTCGGCAAGCATGTGCGCAAGACCACGCTTATAAACTATGGCTTGGCGCTGGCCGTGATAGGTCTGGTGGGCATGAGCCTAGCTAAATATTTCCAGGGTCTAGGCCACTTTACGCTTATAATAATTGGTATCTCAGCAGTCTTAGGGCTGGCAAACGCACTGGTGACAGTCTCGGCTCAAACTTTGTTACAAATGAACTCGACTGACGAAACAAGGGGCAAAATCTTTGGCACGCTCAACATGATGGTGAATGTTGCCGCCCTGGTGCCGGTCCTCTTGGCCGGCGTTACGGCCGATCTTATATCGCCGTTTTCGGTGCTTCTAATAATTGCCGGCCTATTGTTTGTGTATGGCTTGGTACAGTTCAGCTTTTACCACCGGCTTAATTTGAGAACGGTCGAGTAG
- the tig gene encoding trigger factor codes for MKHSISKKSSTGITLSISVDEQFISPYKQAVLKRLKKDLKVDGFRPGQAPDHIAIRQIGDDRVQAEVIEEVITHAYTRAVREQKLDTIASPKISLKKFVPYSEIEFEAEVATMPEIKFDHTKLRVKPKEVKAETKEVEETLAGMQKQMAERKPSEGPAKDGDELKIDFEGKRGGKPVEGAAAKDAAITIGDKQFIPGFEENLAGLKKGDKKTFDVTFPKDYHATELAGQKVEFSVQVHEIHNMIKPEINDDFATHVGKFKNLKELKADIEKTIKAQKEAQNAQEYENKVVDELIDKTKFDVPEFLLEDNEHRLQHEVEDNLKNSGMDLKKWLEIQNKTEDDFKKELRTEAERRVKLGILMRYIIEKEDIKVSDAEIDAEMERLRSQYSDPKMQEELTHGHFRDDLRNHMMTQKAVAKLVGYAKQ; via the coding sequence ATGAAGCATTCTATTAGCAAAAAATCCAGCACCGGCATCACTCTAAGCATAAGTGTCGACGAACAATTTATTAGCCCTTATAAACAAGCTGTGCTCAAACGGCTCAAAAAAGATCTAAAAGTTGATGGCTTTCGACCCGGCCAAGCGCCCGATCATATAGCCATTCGCCAGATTGGCGATGACCGCGTCCAGGCCGAGGTGATTGAAGAAGTAATTACGCATGCCTACACCCGCGCGGTACGCGAACAAAAGCTCGATACCATTGCCTCCCCCAAAATCAGTCTCAAAAAATTTGTGCCTTATAGTGAAATAGAATTTGAGGCCGAGGTGGCAACCATGCCCGAGATTAAATTCGACCACACTAAGCTGCGAGTTAAGCCAAAAGAAGTCAAAGCCGAGACTAAAGAGGTTGAGGAGACATTAGCCGGCATGCAAAAACAAATGGCCGAACGCAAGCCCAGCGAGGGCCCGGCCAAAGATGGTGATGAGCTAAAAATCGATTTTGAAGGCAAACGTGGTGGCAAGCCGGTTGAAGGTGCGGCCGCCAAAGATGCCGCAATTACAATTGGCGATAAGCAGTTTATACCAGGGTTCGAAGAGAACTTAGCCGGGCTTAAAAAGGGTGACAAGAAGACCTTTGATGTCACATTCCCCAAAGACTATCACGCCACAGAGTTAGCTGGCCAAAAGGTTGAATTCAGTGTGCAAGTGCACGAAATACACAACATGATCAAACCCGAGATCAACGATGATTTTGCAACCCATGTAGGCAAGTTCAAGAACTTAAAAGAGCTTAAGGCTGACATAGAAAAAACCATCAAGGCTCAAAAAGAGGCTCAAAATGCGCAGGAGTATGAGAATAAGGTGGTTGATGAGTTAATAGACAAAACCAAGTTCGATGTGCCGGAATTCTTGCTCGAAGACAATGAGCACCGCTTGCAGCATGAGGTCGAGGACAACCTAAAGAACAGCGGCATGGATCTTAAAAAATGGCTGGAAATTCAGAATAAGACCGAAGACGATTTTAAAAAAGAACTTCGCACCGAGGCCGAACGCCGGGTTAAATTGGGCATTCTTATGCGTTACATTATAGAAAAAGAAGACATTAAAGTTAGCGATGCCGAGATCGATGCCGAAATGGAACGACTGCGCAGCCAATATAGCGACCCCAAAATGCAAGAGGAGCTAACTCATGGGCATTTTCGCGATGACTTGCGAAACCACATGATGACCCAAAAAGCTGTTGCCAAGCTTGTGGGCTACGCCAAACAGTAG
- the rsmD gene encoding 16S rRNA (guanine(966)-N(2))-methyltransferase RsmD — MLTIVSGKYKGRKLSFPPQTITRAVSEKVRAAIFNSLADRIEGAKVLDLYAGSGALGLESLSRGASSVTFVDKSREAALVIKKNVTTLESNEVSILTESVEKFVETGQKFDIIFFDPPYAELNFDLVKQALNLLQLDGILVLSCSSKTKIDDSQFNVVQQKIYGDTRIAYLSPN, encoded by the coding sequence ATGCTTACAATTGTTTCTGGCAAATATAAAGGACGAAAACTTAGTTTTCCGCCCCAAACTATTACTCGAGCAGTTTCAGAAAAAGTCCGAGCGGCTATTTTTAATAGCTTAGCTGACCGAATTGAGGGGGCGAAGGTACTAGATCTTTATGCCGGTAGCGGAGCGTTGGGGCTTGAATCGTTAAGTCGTGGGGCTAGCAGCGTAACCTTTGTAGACAAAAGTCGAGAGGCCGCTTTGGTGATAAAAAAGAATGTCACGACCCTTGAATCCAACGAGGTATCCATTTTGACGGAATCTGTCGAAAAGTTTGTCGAGACAGGGCAAAAGTTTGATATTATCTTTTTTGATCCGCCTTATGCCGAGCTTAACTTTGATCTGGTAAAGCAGGCCCTAAATCTGTTACAATTAGACGGCATATTGGTACTAAGTTGTTCGAGTAAAACCAAAATTGATGATTCTCAGTTTAATGTTGTGCAGCAAAAGATTTATGGCGACACCCGAATAGCTTACTTATCACCAAACTAA